GTTCAGGGAGAACATCAGGATGCCCAGCAGCATCATGCCGATGCCGGCGAGGGTGGCGTTGCGGGTGGGCATGCGGAGCGGTTCGCCGTGTCGGAGGATCGGTTTCAGGAGCATCGCTTTGACGGAGTGCGTCGCCGCGGGCAAGCGCCCGCTTCGCAGCCGAGGCAGACGCAAAGCGCCGCATTAAATTTTAGTATTGACTTAATTAAGCAAAGACGGAATCAATGAGCCATGGACGCCTTCACCGCTCTCGCCGACCCAACCCGCCGCCGCATCGTCGAGATGCTGTCGGAGGGCGAACTTTCGGCCGGGGAGATCGGGGAGCGGTTCACGCTGTCGGCACCGGCGATCTCGCAGCATCTCAAGGCGCTACGTGAGGCTGGGCTGGTCCGGGTCACGGTCGCAGGCCAGCGGCGCATCTATGCGCTCGATCCGGACGGCATCGACGGCTTCGATCAATGGGTCCGGCGCGTGCGCGCCTTCTGGCCCGACAGGCTGGCGGCTCTCGAGGCCGCGCTACGAAAGCCCGATCCGGGCGAGGAGGCGTGATGCAGA
This portion of the Bosea sp. OAE506 genome encodes:
- a CDS encoding metalloregulator ArsR/SmtB family transcription factor; translated protein: MDAFTALADPTRRRIVEMLSEGELSAGEIGERFTLSAPAISQHLKALREAGLVRVTVAGQRRIYALDPDGIDGFDQWVRRVRAFWPDRLAALEAALRKPDPGEEA